The sequence TGGGATGAAGTCTATAATAGAATACAATTCTTGAGTACATCAAATCACTTCGAACTCTCTTTCGGTAGTTCAAGCAGTTACGATGCAAAAAAAGGATCTTAGCCATGGTGGAGCTCTTGATGCAAACATTATATTTATTGGCTCACGATAGAGCAACCTCTTTAAGTCATATTCACATGTCGGCGAATGAAGTTGTCCACTCGCTTGCCTTTTTTGTTATTTCCTCTCCCACTCTTTTTGTTTGAGAACATAGGACTTTTGATTAATTGATCTTGTAATTAAAGATATTTCCTAGATCATAAATATACGAAATAttcctttaaaaaaatatttgacatTAACTACTGTAAATGAGTTATTTTACGTTTAAACTAAATTGTTTTTAAATCCAATTacttttattaaattcaataaagtacatttattttaattttttagatccttttattttattgattatatttttttaaaaaaagattatattaatttaaaaaatatattatgataaataTGTATCACATTCTTTGTATTAAATAGAATAATGATCaatacaaatatatatcaacTGATAATTATAATGCaaactataatatattttaaaactatttataaatataataaaaatatattttttccctATCTATATTATAGTATTACAATTATATTTAcatattaacaaaaaaaatttcagaatacTCAATTAACAAATTATAAACACaactaaaatattttcaaattaaaattaaaacatatatatatattatatgtttcAAAAACACAAAACTTGTCGAAAACGATTAAGATAGTGTTTAGAAGAGCTTCTATGAAGCACTTATCAGCTTCTCTTTcataaaattttacaaaatttcaaaattttgttaagaaaaagctgAAAAATGCTTCCTACAAGCTCTCCCAAACAATACCTAAATAAAGTGGAAAATTAAAGTCATCGGAAACACAAATCACAGCACAATGAAAATTTTCACGCACAACCATATTGGTACATTGGCCGCCATGCGCAGCCGTTTTAACTCAAATATAATACAAAACATTTTGAAGGAAGAAATTTACTAGATTTATCTTCCTGGATGCAACTGTGCTCTAGTTCGATCATCCACATTGAATCCAGCCATCTCAGCCTCCTGGCACATTTCTTTACATTTGGCTAATCTCCCAGAAGCCAAATAAAAACTAATTAGCTCACGGTATATATCAAAACCCGGAGCTAAACCAGATTCCTTGAGTTTGGAAAAATATCTTGAGGCCCTCGAAAAATCATTCAAGGCGATGAAAAGCTTTATCAAGGTACGATAGGCTGGGAGATCAAAGAGTGTATCTGAAGCCTCCATTTCCCACACCACAGCCATTGCCTCCCTATACTTGTTCTCAGAATACCGACTATGAATCAGAGTGGTGTGCATCACTACACTAGGAGTGGCTCCAGATATTTTGAACCAATCATATAGTGACTCTACGACATCAAATTTCCCCAGTTTTATGCAAACTTTCATAATAGATGTGCAGTCCTGTTGAGTCAGCTTAAGGTCATCTCTTGCTGCTAGCTCCTCCAACAAAGGCAATGCGAGCATTCTTTTATCAGGATTTTTTCCAAGTTCTAGAATTAGCTTAGCATATATGCAGGAGTCTAGCATTCTTTTACCATCTTTGGCGGCATAAAGAAGCTTCCAAGCAAGTCTCAAGTTTCCACCTTTTATGAAACCTTTTACCATAGCCTCGTAAACACTCCGGCTAGCCAAACTGGTGAACTTGTCCATGTCAAAAGGCATTTTTAACTCATTTGCCCTTGCCAATACTTCAACCGTGGAAGCAAGAATGCGATCATCTGGGAATAAATGGAGCTGGTTTTGAACCCAACAAAAAACATGTAGAGCTCGATCTGGAAGACCCATATGCCCCAACTCCCGGACCGTCAATGACAAAGACCCTTTCCTTAAAAACCGAGCCCATTGGCTGAGAACTGTGGACACATCGGTCTCAGGAGGAAGGCTTCTAATTTCCCTGGCTAAACCAATCAAGAAAGTTGGATTCTTGTAAATTTGATTCGAGATTGGCTGCCTCGCAGAAACAGCAAGATGGTTCTTGGTAAGTTTTTTGGGGGTGGGAAGTCCCAAAGGCCGTATCTTGTGAGGAACAGGTAGAGGTAGAGGTCTTTCCCTGTTTAAATTTCCAGGCTTCTGAGGAACCCTTCCCTGAAAAAGGGATGAAATGGCTTCGATTTCATCCAATCCCCACACTAAATTGTCATCCGCGTTGTTACTGCCATCAGTTTCATCACGATAACTCTCAACAGCAGGAGCTATGCTCGTGGAATCTGTCGATGGCGGCTTGCTCAAAACTGATTCTTCGCTATGCAGCACCAGGGGGTAGAAGTCAGGTGGAAGCTTCATCCGTCGTGGGTTACGAAGATTCTTGGGAAGTTCTAGCTTTCTATTCTCACGTTTTCTTCGATTACTATGTGCAGCAAAAACTTTTCCATTCGAAAAGATAATAAAATTACAGTTCGAAACTGGATGCGTGCATCGACAGCAGAGCATAATATCCATCCAAATCAGCAATTTGCAAATGGTCAGGGATTGTATCAAATCAACATGAAGCTTGTGATAAGACGTTTTGTCAAACAACACGCGCTCCTACCAAGCACATTAATAACCTCAAATGATAATCAGCCTCCCGCTTCAAACAATGATATCTTTGAAAATGAAGCAGTAGACGGTTCACAATCAACGGTTTTGGAAAGATCTACGAGATCATTCGCAGCACCGCTTCTTCCCCTTACTTCTCAATGCGCGTTTCGTTATTATTCATATCACAAAGCCGAGAAACTGCTCATAACTGCTTACCATATACGAAGTTATTTCATCGAAAAAACACACATAACCAAATCTAACAAAAAGAGAATCTTGAAGTCCTACTAAACAGTCATGTCAAGCTTATAAAGAAACACCCGTGATAATGTATAGTGTACCTCAGGACTTTCTTCAAACACTTCGTGAGCATGGAAGTATACGACAGCTTTGCAGCGAGGACGGATGGTAGAAAGCCGCCAAAAGAGTCAGCAATTCTTTTACATAAACATCTTATCGTCTTCTTCCCGAGTTATCCCCAATTAATTAATGTTAGTAATTTTAATCTTTTCATCAAAACAGTCAGCAAATTTTGATCAATGTTTTTAAATCACCTATTGTAATTTGTAACCAAGAAAGGTTGTAAGAATTCACATCTTTATATGATTACTTaatgaatttatttataacaTAAAACTTTTTAATACAAAATTGATGTgctttacttaaaaattaaatcaatattccatgaaaattatatattttgctTATTCATATTAATAGTAAcgatgaaaaaaatatatgtattgCCATGAAAAAGTTATCCAACCGCCAACTACAGATAGGTGCAACCGAGTGATGGTATAAGTAATACatagataattaatatattgtaataaaaaataaataaaaatgaatagttaatatagtatttgatttgattgatagattatagtttatttgatttgattgattaaattttatatagaaATGTTAAATGaccattttgtccttttaacaataaataaaatataaataatattatttataagagataatatagtaatttaaattcaatgatttgattgatgtaagataaattattaatgatttgattgatataaaattaataattaatagatggataaataatatgacgagaaaaACGTTAGATTAGACGGGAtaaattatacatatattagtaatatcATGTACCAAACGGTGCCTATAGTTTATAAAACCGGACTAGACCGGTGATTAGACGAAAAACCCATGAACCGAATGTTACTCATGCCCTGGTCAATTAATTATCTGGATTTTCTTTGACCCATAAAATATCCGAAAAAACCAATGTTTTCTGGTGTTAATAAATCAGTGACCCCATGCTACTTCAAACGATACAGTAGATAGTTTGATTAGTCCGGTGGGGAACTGGAATGAAGAAGCCGTGAATCAAAATTTTCGATGTTCGAAGCGGAATCAATTCTGAATATTGCTCTAAACAGGAGAGGATGTCCAGATTTAAGATATTGGAAGGGAAATTCTAATGGA comes from Henckelia pumila isolate YLH828 chromosome 4, ASM3356847v2, whole genome shotgun sequence and encodes:
- the LOC140865351 gene encoding pentatricopeptide repeat-containing protein At2g01860 → MDIMLCCRCTHPVSNCNFIIFSNGKVFAAHSNRRKRENRKLELPKNLRNPRRMKLPPDFYPLVLHSEESVLSKPPSTDSTSIAPAVESYRDETDGSNNADDNLVWGLDEIEAISSLFQGRVPQKPGNLNRERPLPLPVPHKIRPLGLPTPKKLTKNHLAVSARQPISNQIYKNPTFLIGLAREIRSLPPETDVSTVLSQWARFLRKGSLSLTVRELGHMGLPDRALHVFCWVQNQLHLFPDDRILASTVEVLARANELKMPFDMDKFTSLASRSVYEAMVKGFIKGGNLRLAWKLLYAAKDGKRMLDSCIYAKLILELGKNPDKRMLALPLLEELAARDDLKLTQQDCTSIMKVCIKLGKFDVVESLYDWFKISGATPSVVMHTTLIHSRYSENKYREAMAVVWEMEASDTLFDLPAYRTLIKLFIALNDFSRASRYFSKLKESGLAPGFDIYRELISFYLASGRLAKCKEMCQEAEMAGFNVDDRTRAQLHPGR